CGTTGGCTTTCCTTGTCCTATAGGAGAAATACACGCAtgagaaaaaagacaaacacatTAGCTGAATGAGAAAAGTGAAGAAAATTCTCTGCACTGGCTATCTACATTTTGAtataaacagcgccctctcaGTCAGAGTGATAACTCACTTTTGTGTTCATGCCACAAACCAACAATGCATCAAAAGGCATACCACCAAATGTGGTTTATGATTACATTTTCTggaatttcttattttttctgCCCGTCATGTATAGCAGGTGCAGTTTCTGATACTATTTGAAgtattttctctcttttttctcATGTTGTAGAGACCTCACATTCTTGGAACACTCCGACaggaatgttgaaacaccatgCAACTGATCAATATAGCCTTTACAGTATTGGTGTGGACTGTGAGATTCAAACAATCAAACTGGTGTAATGTCAGTTGCTATGGTAGCAATCAAAGACAAAAAGACAAACAAGAGCAAACTACTTTCAGTGGTCTCAGTAATTTTTGCTGATACAGTCTCATGAACACCTCCAAGTGCTCTTCTAAAGATTGTGAAATCTGAACAGCTTTGCTGGTCCGTGTACTTGAACTCTCAAAGAAATAAGAAGATCTGAAGAAATCATTGCAATGTACAAATGTATAAAAGTCACCAGTATTTCCAGTGAGGTCCATGTCCTCCCTGCTGTCCGTTGATATACCAGGATGCAGCGTGACATAACTCATGGATCAGAGTGTCACGTAGTCTCTCTGAAAAACCAAAGTCATAGTAtgtaaaaagtttttttcctttttctccTTTGAAAACTAATTATGATGTTGTCATTGTGACATCATTTCTGTCACAATAAATACAAATCAAGTGCGAAGTAATTGCGAAAATGAAGTTAGAAAAAAACTTTTCGTAATTAAGAGTacatttaaagggccagtaatggtaacttttggtgatttttttcacgatttttgtttcaatgtcaaccataatttcttgttacACTTCCCAAAGcaggttgatatacacagtatttgaaagcttttcaactcagcctgtacaagtgtaaactgcattgttatcattgacaactgaattcttgtccagactagatttcaaatataaacaatagcagtgcattttacacataaaaacataaagttgacaagctaaatagtgagtgtttaaacattcttttttgagtagaataagaattttcaattgacatacaaaaaaaaataatgaaaaagtcatcaaaagttagcattactggccctttaaatttgtttttgaattgACTGATGGAAATTAAAATGTATATTCTACAGTGTTTTCCTAACCTACAGTTTTGTATACATACTGTGTAATATAACCAGGACCTTACTGCATTTTACCGTCACTTTGAAGTAATATCCCTAACAATTAGTGAAACAGAACACCTTAGATAAACTGAACAGCACAGGAAGGGAATACCCATATCTTTCTGATCATAATAATATAGAATTTGATTTTCGATTTCCACTACAGTGTAAGGGAAAATCATCTGACTCATTTACGTTCAGTTTGTGAAACCATCACACTTttagaaatatgtttttttctttacacAAAGCAGCTCATCAGCTCAGATATTGAGGTGAACATTTCACACATCTACATTTGAACTTTTTTTCACCAACGTTGCTTAATTACGATGGAAAATGTGCAAGTACCAGTATGTTTAAAGAGATAAAATAGTACTGCAAGTTAGTATCTCTGAAGTCACGTGGGGACAATAATTGGTGTCTGTGCATTGTGATGTTTCACACTGTGGGAACATATGTATATTATGACTCCAGAGGGATTGTTATAAAAGGAAATCCGAAATGCTATTTTAAGAATTCTCACCTGCAGAGTCACAGACTTTGTCTGCTAGCTCAATTCTAACTTTTCTATTCATACTGGGTTTTGCCAGCGAACAGTAACAAAATCCAGCAGTTTTTCTCATCTTGCAATTCCATGTGATCTGCATATCTGCCGGTAGCTGGAAATTAAATGGAACAGATGTTGCTGATGACAGAGAGAGGAATTTCTACTGGACATGTGACAGTGGTATAGACAAGTATAGCCATCAATAGACTTACCCAACAAAGTCATTACTTTCCACACTATTtggctatttttgttttatgtgagCAACTGTTCATGCTATTTTGCCACAGTCcctgatagagggaccgtgattctGCTAACTGAAACATGCTAAATTGTCAGTCATCATATCTTTTCTCCTTCCCAGCATGTAGATACTGTTATAACAGTAAATTCTTCAATAACAAAATTTCTGATGTTTACCAGATATTTTGTTATCAGCATACCTACATATTTACACGGTATGTGTCAATGTGTAAAGGCAAGGTTTGAgtacagctttgatatttgataatttaacaAGTTCCAGTTGACAGAACAATATAAATACCGGTAATTTTTTCatgtgaaacaaaaacaacataaatAATTTAAGAAGATAACAACAATTACTGAAGGAAGAGTGAAGTTGCAATGCATGATCAAAGACAGACAGGTATAATTTAGTCATAGATTCACATTGATATTAAAAGGAAGAGGGTCATCCCATCGGTGTCTGTGCAATTTTCCTGTTGATAAACATCACCTCTTCCCAGAAATTTGCAATGGTATGTCAAGAAAATGTGAAGTTAATTCAGCGTTTGATGCATGTTCATAGTTCATCAGTTTTGTAGCTTTCCGATCACTgcaaaactttgccaaataaacttTGGTTGCATTCCTTCGTTTGTACAAAGCTCCTTTGGCTGCAGTCACCAGTTGCGGTGCAGCTGCCATTTAAAAGTTTGGAATGCATACAGGATGTTGAAATATATTGTGCACAGCTACAAACCCATTGTATGAATCCCGTACGCGCAGCTGTAGACCAGATGACCCATTCCCTTTTAATAAAGTCTacatatttgtttttaaatcaGAAAAATTCTTTAATCAAAGCATATTGTTTGCCAGTTACTTGGAAAGTAACAGCAAGAAAACATTACCTTATCATCAAAAACTGTCGTGttgaacaaaacaaacaacttcCTTGTCAGTTCCTCTCTATTCCTTTTGAAATCTCTGACATACATGGAGTATATTGAGGAGTTCACTGTCTGACCCTTTGATGAAGACAGTGAAGCTAGAAACTCTCCATCTTTACTGAGAGGTTTTGATGATGATGTTCTTTGTAAAGTTGCTGTGACCTTTGCTGCTGGTTGAGGTGTCGTAGCAGTCTGCACTTCTGTTGGATGAAATGCAGTGTGTTTATCTGAAAGCCAATAActtattcaatgaaaaatttcaaaatgatctgATGTTTGAGGTATTAAGTGTTAGCCTTCCCAATAATCCTCAACAAAAGAATTATTCAGATTTGAGTACCAgtattttcagaaatattaCATTGAATTCAGCACATAAAATATCTTGAGGATGAAAAAGTTTCAACTCTTAAAAATAACTTCTGCAGAATCATATGAATAAAATGTTCATGAAAAATAACTCAAGTAGAGTAACGGTGTTTCATGTATTAAAGTGGTAGAATCTTCAAAACAATATTGTGATGTTACCAGCTACATGCGGCTTTTGGATTTTCTGTTTCACATCTTTGTCTTTGTGTTTtctgaaataaacaagattGGAATACATATGCTGTACACAAAGAAATAAATACATGACATGGCATTCAATGTTTCTGTACTATTGTACAGAAACAGGTTTTGTACTGCTAGTACAACCTGTGATCATGCAAGTGTTACAAAAATGGCATAGAAAAAAACAGTTTCCCTGTCTTGTTTTCATACCTGACAACTAATATATTTAAAATGAGTTAACGGGGATAAAATTGAATATCAACAGGTCAGCATAAATTCTTGATGCTAAAAGCATTCTGTATACGTTATATGTCCCTGTAAAGCTCACTGAATCTAGTTtcaaagttcactcaaaatgcaTAATTACAGTACATTGGAAATTTGTACAAACTGAAGTAaccaaaatacaataaaagatATAAGATTTATTACAGTGATCAGTGTTCCTTACACATACTGGTAATTTCTTGCAAGTTATATAGTTGATGCATGGCCTCTTGGattatttctcatattttatAAACAAACTTTATTCAAAATTATTCCAGTATGAAGTCAAAAATCtacaaaaaaacatgaaaagcaTGCCCTTTGTGAGAGATGGTAAAACTTTACCATTATTATTtccaaatgttttcaatttatctGACAAATATATTATGTAAACACCGTGCTCAGTGATGTTATTCACATGACGAAAACTATTCTGAAGAGAATTGATACTGTGCTAACTGCTGTACCATAATTGTATTCAAACATTGGCTGAATGAAGGATAGCTAATCAAGTTGAATTGTgataaccctttgagcgctgtaattttctcccgccaaaattttagtacaaaattttaccaatttttatgaatttttctgttatttttttataattttggcggaaatggacatcacatttcatttgctacagtttttcctgaaaattttggcaaaaatctgagaaaaattggcTGGAGTTCATTTtgtaaaggggacaaaaatagactttagcactcaaagggttaattgtgGAACAGAGGGTCTGAGAACCTTACCTCATGGATGTGATTGGTGTTCCGGTCTTCCCAaagttgatagttttctttGGAGTTTTCAGGGATGCTAGAACTTAAATCAGATCACAAAGCATGGGATGTCAGAACTTTCTAAGATGGTAATATTATGAAAAGTGTACCACACATGTGCTCATTAATGACATAACAAAGTAATCACAATCACGGTGAAATTTTAAATCAATTCTTACAGTTTTCAaagtcgtcatcatcatcactgctCTCACTATCTAAGATTGAATTCTTCTGATGTTGGACTTGGTATCGcctgtaaaaatacaaatattattaATTGTAGCACAGATGAATGGTAGTACTACAAAGATGTCTTTTGTAACGTAACAATCTACATGCCATTGTGTTTTGTGTTTGCATGGCACAGCACATGgtgattttactgtatttagACAAATTTCATACCATGTCACTTTGCTATGCAAAAAGAGTAAAAAAGTCTGAAATAAGTTACAGTGGTGCTCCAACCTGGTACCTTTTCACTCATTGACCTTTTTTGAACTTCATTGTTCTCAGTACACAGGCCTTGTATATGTGTATGGGAAAttggaggggggagggggtgtgGTTATGGAGGTAACATCTATGGTTGATGGCAAATTTCATATTTGACATACAAACAAAGTCCACCATGATATATTACTCGTATCATTCACCTTTTTCTCAATGGGTAATTATTTTAAAGTCTTTATGAGAATCTTTATATGACTACCAGCAAATGTTCTTTAAGTCTGTTTCCTTCAAACAGTACATTCATTTTGCTTGAGTAAGTTGCAACTTCTTGATGCTTTCTGTAGTCAATTTGTGGATTTGGTAATGCGATAGCATATGCAGCTGCTACCAGCTAACATGATCAGTCAATTGGCGGTGTATTTCTATGGTTGTGTGCGTGTGCCTTGAGAGATTTATAACATTTCCTATCTAAGGAAACCTGATATAATCTGTTTCAACTGCtgtgactttgaaaaatcttcACGTCAACAGAAACTAATGGGGATTCCTCTGCCAAATACTATTCTGAACACTTTGCTGCAGCAACTTGGTTGTTTAGTGCATTtaccaagaaaaaaaacacattctgTGAAAATTATGCATTTTAACTGattgaaataattaaaaatccacctagaaaatgttaaatttgaTGTTTCTGTTAGGTTTTCAAGTCCAGGCTCATACCATTGTGTAATATATGGAAAATTACAATTCGAAACTAAACAATCATTGTGTGCATGTGAAAATTTATATCTGTTATCACTTTGAAGACTAGAGATGTTAATCACCTGGATGTCGTCTGTGGAGGTTCATTTTGACAGTAAATATCATTGTTTGTATCTGAAAGCAGTGTAGGTAATCTGGTGGCAGTGTTCTGTCCATTCTCCAACTGTCTTGATGTATCACTTTTTGGTGGATGAGTTCTGTACAGTCTGTCCTTGAGAGGGAGCAAAAATACATCATCTTCCGACGAGTCAAGCGAGTTCCCATCATCAGTTCCTCCATCACTGCTGATCACGGGTATATTATCAAAGACTGCGTGTGACTTTGCCACTCTGGTAGCTTTACTTTGTTCATTGCTGAGTTTTGGAGATGATTTTAGATGATTGCAGTTCTCAGAAGAAAGCTGGCCTCTCTTAGAATCTGTACACCAGTttggtttgttttctttttctgaatTGTTGTCACTACTGGTGCCTCTAGATAGCCCTTTAACATACAAACTTGAAATGTCATCTGAATCAGAGTCTGATGTCAAAGTAATTACTTCTGAGAAAGTGGTCAACTTCACAGATTTACCACCTTTACTGTTGATCTTAGctttctgaaaacaaatgatgtACAAATTATAACAGCAATAAAAATGTGGTAACGATAAATTTTAGTTATACAACGATTTAATGTggcattttctaacattttttaaacattaaagTTTGATGCTGTCCTTGAGGCCAAACTTTAAGGTTAGAGCAGAAACTTGAAAACAAAGGATACTGTCAAGCTGTGACTTTCAGAATCAAATGACTGACAAATAACAATGCagactgtacatgtacacaggCTGATGTACAAGCTACTGAACTGCAGCGAGGCATGATCCGTCTAAATAATATGGaggtatttgtacatgtattacaagTAAGTATGTGAATAAGTCTCACCATTGACGTAACACACAGTTTGCTACCTCCTTGATCTCACTTTATTACTACCCCTATGCTTAAATTATAGTGCATTCATGATCTTCCAAACTGCCAAAACATTGTAAAATACTGGCAACATTGAACTTGAAGAGGTAGCCTGGTAGGGCAACAAACTCTGTGTTTTGTCTTTGGAAGTTTGTTCTATTTCTTgaatattgccaaaatatgatatttatggaGGTCTCGCCTCAAccgtaataataatattaatatggTGAAACATGCATATTTTCGATTTGTAAAAGGGGTACAGACGCTATACGGGGATAAGGACATTACATTTCGCACATTGTTTGTACCTCCCATGATGCATACTGATGACCAGCCTACCTCgctcatatctaattctaaccatggaggtactaggtagctacctccatgttcTAAGTTTAATCTTTGCATTTCTCATTGAAATACATACAGGAAAACTTACAAGGTCATCGCTGCCATCATCATTTAGCCATCCAAGTTTACCACCTACACGTTGAAACAAATCCTCGATATCGGACATTCCGACAATACGGTCCGATAATCGCAGACAATTTACGCCTTGCAAATAGAAAGTCTTCGCAAATAACGCACATCAGTTCAAATTTCCCACGGCTTTCATGTCGCAATTAAAAAGACCCTCCAACTTACTGCGAGCTCTCATTATATAGCCCTTTAGGTAAGTGAAGCAATCGCACATCTCTGTGGGTCGTTCTCACGCCTCGACTATGATCTTGCATCCGTCTGATCTTTAGCATAccatgtgtgataaaatatacgAAAAAATCCGTAAAATTGTGTAATGTGGCGAAATTATTGTAATACGCTCGGTGTTACACTTGCATTCGGATCATTAGTAAAAGTACATGGTATCCATGAAAACCGCTTTGGTACGAGGACATCCTATTGCGCGCGCACAGCTGAGACTTCACAATAAAAACAGCCCCAGTTTTAGAAAATGTTACCATCTTGAGTTTGATATCTTTATGAATTTTCACGCCCAAGTCGACAACTTCATGTTAGAAGCAGCGCGGGTTGCCCATCTCCACAAGCTCTAGCTATGAATAGTAATGTTGGCGGGCCTAAAAAGATGGCTGTATGTCGATACTGGGCGAACAATCGGACTTGTTTTTATGGAGATGATTGTCAGTTTCTCCACGATCGAGCACCTATGTCGGGTGGCATTTCACCTGGTAAAAATCCCATGAAAACAGGCATACCTGACAGATCGTCTAGGAGCCGTAAGTATCAATGTGCATTATGTCTTTCAATACAGTTTCTATCATTCTGCATCGTAGTATGGGATGGTAGTCCCTGGTTATTGACCGGATGTCACTTGTCAAAATCGTTTCGTTAGCATATTGTGCTTTCCAGTGCAGTAGTAAAAGCTGTAGCAGCCGCTAAGCGTCACTGTAGTCTGTACTCTTCAAATATTGGTGTCACCGTTCCACTTTTTGTCTCTACGAAACACGTAAATTGACTCGTAGGCGCCGCCATCATATATATGTCTGAACAGCTTCATATATATAATTAGCGAACGAAACGACATAGTTTGTTTTCATATAGATGTTGAGTTACTCATACAGAACTGCGTCTGTGCTACATCCATACCGATAGTAATATACGTATTGTAAATTATACTGAACCAGACAcagaccatttgataaaagagAAAAGCCGTGTATGTTATGAGTCCAGGTTCCCCGTGAGTAACAATATTACAAGCAACTGCCCAGGAGAACACAAAATCGACAGGTATTgaaccccccccaccccccaccccccattCCAAAATAGCTTATGTCCCAAATGTGCAAGTACTGATTTTGCTAATTCACACCGTAGTGACCTCTGCCATAACCAAAATCGAGAGGTTGTTCAATAGGCGGACAACAACACTTCACAACTAAGGCAAGCACTGCAAATACACAGTTAAATACACATTTAAAACGTATTACAGTGTTTACACAACATAACTTGTGATCATTTATAAAAGGGACTATAAGTGATAGGAATATTGACAATAGACAAAATTTATTAGATTCTACAAGTGTAATGATTTTTAGTTAAAGATTGATCAGTTGACGGTTAATAATGTAATTAATAACTTTAAAAAGATGAATTAATATCGACAGATAAGTTTATAGGGACTAATACACTCATAACACAGACACTACAAATTGAAGCCATTCCCCTTCATTTTATTTGTCTGGTTTCAATAAAAAAGCCTTCCAGCTTTCTGTACAGTAGTAATATGAAAATAACATGCAGAAAATTATTTCCATGGAAGTCATCAAAGAATCTTTATAGTACTTCTCATGTTTGCATTCATTATTCACAGTGTGTGGTCTGTAGTTTAACTCCACATTTTAAAATAGTTTCTACTGAGCAAGTTATAGTGTCTCTAAATTAGAGATATACTTGATCAGTCTTACCAGCCTAGTATACAATATTTGATTAACTTTATTTGATTACATAATAGAAGAAAGGTTACAATCAATTATTTatgtttacaaatttgtttGGTACAGTATGAATCATTGTTGCAATTATTCTTGcaacattttttgttaaaaCAGAAACCAATGTGTCAGGCAGCAAAGTTGTTCTCTTTGTCTCTAAAATGTCATTTTGCAAGTGTTGGCCTCTTGAACCTCTTGCTAACCATCAGAGCACTGGAGGGAAATGTGTTCCCTGTTTTGTTAATTTGACTCAGTATATCTCACTCCAATAGTGGTATATGCAATTTGCATCCAAAAAGTGAATCTTAGGAATATTGGTCATGTA
This DNA window, taken from Ptychodera flava strain L36383 chromosome 4, AS_Pfla_20210202, whole genome shotgun sequence, encodes the following:
- the LOC139132042 gene encoding germ cell nuclear acidic protein-like isoform X3; amino-acid sequence: MSDIEDLFQRVGGKLGWLNDDGSDDLVSFPKAKINSKGGKSVKLTTFSEVITLTSDSDSDDISSLYVKGLSRGTSSDNNSEKENKPNWCTDSKRGQLSSENCNHLKSSPKLSNEQSKATRVAKSHAVFDNIPVISSDGGTDDGNSLDSSEDDVFLLPLKDRLYRTHPPKSDTSRQLENGQNTATRLPTLLSDTNNDIYCQNEPPQTTSRRYQVQHQKNSILDSESSDDDDDFENFLASLKTPKKTINFGKTGTPITSMRKHKDKDVKQKIQKPHVAEVQTATTPQPAAKVTATLQRTSSSKPLSKDGEFLASLSSSKGQTVNSSIYSMYVRDFKRNREELTRKLFVLFNTTVFDDKLPADMQITWNCKMRKTAGFCYCSLAKPSMNRKVRIELADKVCDSAERLRDTLIHELCHAASWYINGQQGGHGPHWKYWTRKANVIHPALPMIGRCHSYEINTKFKYQCVKCGYQIGRHSKSLKTDKVCCGYCQGQFELLPPMRKDGTPARTRTPNKFALFVKENYSAIKSKEKSLRHADVMRLLSAEFSSKANI
- the LOC139132042 gene encoding germ cell nuclear acidic protein-like isoform X4; protein product: MSDIEDLFQRVGGKLGWLNDDGSDDLKAKINSKGGKSVKLTTFSEVITLTSDSDSDDISSLYVKGLSRGTSSDNNSEKENKPNWCTDSKRGQLSSENCNHLKSSPKLSNEQSKATRVAKSHAVFDNIPVISSDGGTDDGNSLDSSEDDVFLLPLKDRLYRTHPPKSDTSRQLENGQNTATRLPTLLSDTNNDIYCQNEPPQTTSRRYQVQHQKNSILDSESSDDDDDFENFLASLKTPKKTINFGKTGTPITSMRKHKDKDVKQKIQKPHVAEVQTATTPQPAAKVTATLQRTSSSKPLSKDGEFLASLSSSKGQTVNSSIYSMYVRDFKRNREELTRKLFVLFNTTVFDDKLPADMQITWNCKMRKTAGFCYCSLAKPSMNRKVRIELADKVCDSAERLRDTLIHELCHAASWYINGQQGGHGPHWKYWTRKANVIHPALPMIGRCHSYEINTKFKYQCVKCGYQIGRHSKSLKTDKVCCGYCQGQFELLPPMRKDGTPARTRTPNKFALFVKENYSAIKSKEKSLRHADVMRLLSAEFSSKANI
- the LOC139132042 gene encoding germ cell nuclear acidic protein-like isoform X2 produces the protein MSDIEDLFQRVGGKLGWLNDDGSDDLKAKINSKGGKSVKLTTFSEVITLTSDSDSDDISSLYVKGLSRGTSSDNNSEKENKPNWCTDSKRGQLSSENCNHLKSSPKLSNEQSKATRVAKSHAVFDNIPVISSDGGTDDGNSLDSSEDDVFLLPLKDRLYRTHPPKSDTSRQLENGQNTATRLPTLLSDTNNDIYCQNEPPQTTSRRYQVQHQKNSILDSESSDDDDDFENFLASLKTPKKTINFGKTGTPITSMRKHKDKDVKQKIQKPHVADKHTAFHPTEVQTATTPQPAAKVTATLQRTSSSKPLSKDGEFLASLSSSKGQTVNSSIYSMYVRDFKRNREELTRKLFVLFNTTVFDDKLPADMQITWNCKMRKTAGFCYCSLAKPSMNRKVRIELADKVCDSAERLRDTLIHELCHAASWYINGQQGGHGPHWKYWTRKANVIHPALPMIGRCHSYEINTKFKYQCVKCGYQIGRHSKSLKTDKVCCGYCQGQFELLPPMRKDGTPARTRTPNKFALFVKENYSAIKSKEKSLRHADVMRLLSAEFSSKANI
- the LOC139132042 gene encoding germ cell nuclear acidic protein-like isoform X1, which produces MSDIEDLFQRVGGKLGWLNDDGSDDLVSFPKAKINSKGGKSVKLTTFSEVITLTSDSDSDDISSLYVKGLSRGTSSDNNSEKENKPNWCTDSKRGQLSSENCNHLKSSPKLSNEQSKATRVAKSHAVFDNIPVISSDGGTDDGNSLDSSEDDVFLLPLKDRLYRTHPPKSDTSRQLENGQNTATRLPTLLSDTNNDIYCQNEPPQTTSRRYQVQHQKNSILDSESSDDDDDFENFLASLKTPKKTINFGKTGTPITSMRKHKDKDVKQKIQKPHVADKHTAFHPTEVQTATTPQPAAKVTATLQRTSSSKPLSKDGEFLASLSSSKGQTVNSSIYSMYVRDFKRNREELTRKLFVLFNTTVFDDKLPADMQITWNCKMRKTAGFCYCSLAKPSMNRKVRIELADKVCDSAERLRDTLIHELCHAASWYINGQQGGHGPHWKYWTRKANVIHPALPMIGRCHSYEINTKFKYQCVKCGYQIGRHSKSLKTDKVCCGYCQGQFELLPPMRKDGTPARTRTPNKFALFVKENYSAIKSKEKSLRHADVMRLLSAEFSSKANI